A segment of the Colletotrichum destructivum chromosome 3, complete sequence genome:
cgccagTCTCTGCCCCTCGTCGCACGTCGAGTCGACGATGAGCGTCAGGATCATGATGAATGCCGCCGAGAAaatggcgtcgaggtcgaagaagccAAAAGTTGCTGCAGTCATAGATACTCCGTCAGTGGATCACTTTCTACGATAAACTGCCATGTGCCCCGTGCTTTGCTTCGAACTCACTCAGGATGTTCCTCTTCCTCAGAGACATCAGGACCTCCAGCAGccggcgcgccgcctccgagcACGTCCGGCCCAGTCGCCCAAGCGGCGAAGCGCGCAGGTTCAGttcgcccccgccgccgctttcCTCGTCGAATATGAGTTTCGACACGTGGAGCATCACCGGCCGGATCGTCAAGAGGATCGCCTTGGGGGACATTTGTTAGCAAATGCCCACGAGTGCCGGCCGCCGTAAGGGGCAAGGCAGCGTAACCCACTTGGTAAAGCATCATATGAAGGTACGCCGATGTCCTCAGCGACACATCGGCCTCTAGAGACGCCAGGTCCGTCATGTGCGACGACAGCTCCCCCGGTATCTCCTTTGCGATCCAGTACAGCGACTGCACGACCTCCTGGACATTCGGGACGAAGGTCTCCTCGGGATGCGTGCCCGGCCCGTAGATTGCTAAGGAGTCCTGGGTGTCAGCAAAGTCAACAGCGCCAAGTCAGGATCCAGTCTCACATACTTGACAGGATCCTGCCAGTGACCCTTGCAATCTTGATGTTGGTCCTGATCGGCAGGGCCGGCGGAAAGCCCGGCGAGTCAGTGGGCATGTCAACCTCGATGACATCGTCTGAGATGCCCGAAGGATTGCCCGTTGCGGCAGCAAGACGCCTAAAATAGGAACGCAAGACAGGGTCAGTATAGAGCaggacacacacacacacacacaccccgAAGACTCGTATGTGCTACGATCGGATGGGCCCTCACCTCTCCTGCATGTACACGGTCCACCATAACCGGTTCAGGTGCACCTTTTCCGACTGCAGCAGGTGATGCGTCGCCGTCTTGCGGTGATAACCATGCGTCGTTGCCAGCCGGAGCGCGGAACTGATCTGTCAGGATAGATGAGCACATTGTCAACTGGACTGGAACTACCTTCCAAGGGACGACAATACGCGGACAGGGAACTCACATAGAGATAggcctcctccttgcggTTTGCGTTCTGCAGGTacaccgccgccagcgcgtgCATCTCGATTCCCAGCCTGCCCAGCCCGTACAGCTCGCTCAGGCTCGGCAGCTTCGCCTGGACGTACGCGAACAGGCTCGAGCCGGGTAGGCCCCGTCCGCccctctcgtcgccgtcaaaGGTGCCCGAGAAGAgcttgccgatggcgaagacgaggagcaTCTCGAGGTACCAcggcgtctgcgtctgcgtctgcgcctgcgcggcgtcgccgaggttcGCGTAGAAGAAGGCCAGGCGGTCCGAGAACTCGCGCGTGTCCACGTGGTGCTGGGTGTACCCGATGAAGAAGGTCATGCTGTCGAAGAGCTTGcgggcttcttcctcggaGGGGAGCGGGGGCGCGTCATCGAGGCGGGGCTTGGGGGCGGCCGGATaagccgtcgtcgtcgggtgGACTGGTTGGGTCGGTTGATGGATGGGATCTCGCCGGCCTAGTCGTGGATGTTCCAAGAGATTCTGGAGCCGTGAGCCGAAGTTATGGCTGGAGCTCAGCGAGGAGTCGGCCGGGATGACTGGTGATGATGGTCAGGACAGCGGAACAAAGAAGCGGCTTCGCCACGTTTGGTATGAAGAGGTTGTTACGGCTTACCGGACCCCGGCGACGACCCAACCAAATTGCTTGCGCTGCCTCTTGAGAAGGTGGTCGTTAGCGGAGGGGATGTGAGTTGGTCAAGCGCCAACCCGAGCAGCGTCGAAGCAGCGTTGACCTGCGTGGCATTGTCCGTGGGAGTCTgcaccgtcgccctcgtcggaGGGCGGTTCGGGGACTCTGCCCGCGCCGTAGATATCCTGAATGTATCATTCTCTCTTGCTGCTGTGACATCTGATCAGCCAACTATTAATGGCCAAGCGCTCGAGGAGAAATAGATCACCACCAACCATTGACCGATGCGAAGCCGACTGCTTGGCTCTCATACCGAGCCAGCCGTTCTTGGAGATCCTGGATTCTACTACTACGACATCAGAAACAGCCGACGCCGGATTCGGATTCGGATCTAGGGTCAACTGACGTGACGGAGTACACCCGCTTCTTGCCCGGCTCGGGGAACTTGCATTCCAGGTCGCGTCTGCTGCAGTACGTGCACGGCGCGTCTCCCGAGCACTTGACCTTTTTCCGTCTGCAGGTGAGACAACTGCACGGGCGGCCGTCAGCAGCCATACGGACATCAACATCACTAAGGGTGGTCTCGGAGAGATGGAGGTCATGTCCGAGGGATATCGGACCATCTccgcgaggaagagagagagagagagagagaggcactCGGAGACTCACGCCGAGATGGTCTTTGCAATGTcgcggccgacgccgtgtcTGCTGCTGAGCGACAGCCGTCTTGGAGACGCACTAGATTCAGGGTCCATTGCTCCCGGTACGAAGTTTggctctgtctctctttctggGGGATGCAGTGCTGCTGATCTTGTCGCTGTTCCTCTATGTTGCGTTGCCTCGGGGGTCTCGGGGGTTGTTGACTGAGatgcgggggggggggggctggacTAGCTGAGAGGCAAGGGTGGTTCTTTGACAGGAGATAAGCCGACAGAACGCCGAACTTCGGAGCGGGGGGGCGGTCGCTGGCATGGCTTATCACTGTTATCATCCAGTTTCCATCATTTTCAGCCGCATTAGTAACACGAGGAGTCACGGTGAAAGGTTGAACATCTCGTCAACTCCTTGGTATAGGAAGCGTAGATATGAAGCTGCGGTGATACCCGGGTACCTATATGTCTTTCGCCGAGTAGTCGAACCGTCCAAACCCTACAGGTTCGCAGTGCGCACGGCCAACGCAACGCGCTCTATGAGGCCTCGGCTCTCGGTAAGGGTCACCTGCAACAAGCCCAGCTCGTGGATCTGTGCAGAAGAGAGAGTTGAATAAACCATCCAACCGAGGAATCTGCCATTGAAGAAGAAAGGCCTGTTAAATATATAAGATTTGAGGCTTACCTGCTTGTCTGCAGGTTCCGGAGGATGTATCCGAACAGACTCCGGAGACTTGCCTATTAAGGAAATGATCCGAAGCTCGGTCTCGACGCCGGAATAACGGACTTGGCTTTACAACCCGGTCGACTCAGATCTGACCTCTAGGTGGCTGGATACACTCTGTATGAGGAGGGAGTAAAAAAAAGGAAACAGAAGAATTCGAATATTTCCATCTAAAATACAAGAAACAGTGGGCAAATCGAAGAAGCCAAGTTCAAATGCTGTGCACGGTGCGTTGGGGAGAGACCACCGCTTTCCATTTGGCTcgggcgacgtcgtcagTTTCCGTCATGCTTCGGAATCTCTTGTCTGTGTTGTTGGAAAATCCTCACGAAATAATGGAAACTGGGTAGTAGTTTTCTCAAAAAGCTAACGAGTTCCAGTCCGAATTCGGCTTTTGATCCCATCGAAATGCTGCTAACCTCATCACCCGTGTTCAACTCCTGAATCTTAATTAATGTCTGCCGATTCAAGCGCCTTGCCTTGGACGTCCTACGATTTTGATACTTATTTGGCGTTCTTATAGTGTTTCGTTGATGATTTTGGGTGTAGTTCTTTTTCCGAAATACACAAAGGCTATATCGTCTTGACTTCTTGACAACATCCTCTAAGGTGCTCAGAGCATGAATACAGTTGCTGATGATAAAATTACATGGACATGGCTGTTGAGAGGGGACGTGACGGTAAATGATGCCATTGTTTCTGCCTTCTACGCGACATCAAATAGCTGCCCGACACAACTAAGCTGGGATACTGTGCTGCCAACACCACTTGCATACCCAACCTCACCTCCAGAAACTCTTGTACCGGCTTTTCCACGTTCCCCCTGTTGGAGAGCGAACGACACCCAACCGGAACTGGAAAAACCCAGCCCAAATAGTTCCTTCGCATCTGGCCTGACGCGCCTTTCATGCGTGACAAGTCACCCAGCATCACCAACCAAACATGCCAGGATCCCCCACACAAGCGGCCGCCTCGTTCGACAGCGGGCAATGGGTTggacggccgcggccgccccAATAACGACACAAACAGCTCGCATGTCTTTCCATTGGACCGACCAAAATGATAGCCAAGAGAGGCAAGCCAACCTCCAAGCCTCTCCCCAAGCTTCAGATACTACCTCCCAACTGATAAAAATCTGATCTCGCCCACCCCGTCGCATGCGGTGCTGCTATACCAACTTCACGACGACATACTTGTCTGCCTTGATCACCCGCCATCCCGACAATCCTTCGTGTACAGCCCAAAATGCCAAAGCGTAAACCCACCAAGCCCGACCAAAAGTCCGCATCCAAGCCCGACTCGAAGACTGTTTCCAAACCCGACTCAAAGTCCGCACCCAAGCCTAATCCAAAGTCTGCCTCTAAACCAGCCCCAAAGTCCGCCTCCAAGCCCGTGAGAGAGACGAGGATCACGTTCACATACCCGTCCCTCCACGAGGCCGTCTCGGAAGCCGTATCCGCTGAGATAGCCCCTCCACGGTTCGAAGAAGATGGCAGCAATGGGACCTCCAACAACTCCTTCAGTAGCAACGTGATGGGCAAGTTCACGTGCACCAACAGGAAGTGCTCCAACGCCCGCTGGTCCAGCAAGAAGGTGACCATCGTCATCAGGGGGTACCCGGGAAACGGCTACGACGCCCTTGTCTACAACCAGCGCTGCCGCGGCTgcaacggcctcggcacATTCGCCCTCAACAAGGACTCGTACGTCGAACGGGTCGCGTACCGGCTCAAGAGGTGGGCAGGCATCCAGATGGAACCGCCGCCGTACACGAAAAAGGCCACTCCGCCGCACAGGGATGACCTCTGCGAGGGTTGCAAGCAAGGGGTCTGCAAGCAGGGGAACGGCGGTGGAAGTTTCGAATTTTGAAAGGTCGGCTGGGAAGTCTACGGATTGGATCCAATGGCGCCAGTTTTGTGAGGTGGAGGGTTCTATGGTCAATAACACGGGGTCACTAAGAATACTGAAATTGTACAACGTTTCCTACGTGGCGGTCCAACCTTGGTGCCACTTTGAGGACCGTTGGTTCCAACATACAGCAttcctctttcttctcgCTACCCCCATATGACTTGGCATGCGAGAGGCCTGCAGCCGGTGAAGGCGGCCGGGCCTGAGGTCGTTATCATTGGCTTCGCATGCGCTCTCGAGCATGAGATATGCTGCGGGCCAACCGCCGTGACAACCAACCGGACAGCAACCTGATACCGCCCCATGCGAAGCCCCATACGCATGTAACCTCAGTGCAGATGGAATCAGCTCAAGTGTCCCGTCTTTTGTTGGAAGCCGGTCCAGAAACGGGCTGTTCAGCCGAGAAATGCCATCCCCGGGCTATCTTTGCATCATCGACGAAGAGGGCTGAAATGTACTGAAGGAGCTGTCGTAGTATCGAAGAGTCGTTTACGCCAACTGGCCAGTAATACAACGTATACGGGGGGTTTCGATTTCTGTTATCTGTATTTCCACACGTAGTTCCTAAACCAAGATGACAGCTTCGCGTCGTTTTGTCTTTAATACCAATTTGATTTTGACATAGGCAAGTGGGGTTTTCTTTTGCAAAATTTCTTTTATAACTACTGCCCTGAATCACTTCAAGCAGTCTACCTTGCTCACCAAGCATATCTCTACGCAATGGGAGTACTCGGCCATGGGCCTGTACGACATCTTGCGGGATACCCGTTGGATCCCGCGTCCCAGAACTCGCTGCATGATAAGATGTCGCTCCATAACTAAGTAGATCCAGGCCTACTCTACTGTCCGGGTTTCGGGTCCGGCAACCCAGTACGCGAGGGGCTAAATCTCGGAACCCGACCATCACCAGGGTACACGCAGAGATGTAAATCGCGGACAGGTTCAGCAGAGAAC
Coding sequences within it:
- a CDS encoding uncharacterized protein (Putative zn(2)Cys(6) fungal-type DNA-binding domain, transcription factor domain, fungi); the protein is MAADGRPCSCLTCRRKKVKCSGDAPCTYCSRRDLECKFPEPGKKRVYSVTRIQDLQERLARYESQAVGFASVNAARENDTFRISTARAESPNRPPTRATVQTPTDNATQVNAASTLLGLALDQLTSPPLTTTFSRGSASNLVGSSPGSVIPADSSLSSSHNFGSRLQNLLEHPRLGRRDPIHQPTQPVHPTTTAYPAAPKPRLDDAPPLPSEEEARKLFDSMTFFIGYTQHHVDTREFSDRLAFFYANLGDAAQAQTQTQTPWYLEMLLVFAIGKLFSGTFDGDERGGRGLPGSSLFAYVQAKLPSLSELYGLGRLGIEMHALAAVYLQNANRKEEAYLYISSALRLATTHGYHRKTATHHLLQSEKVHLNRLWWTVYMQERRLAAATGNPSGISDDVIEVDMPTDSPGFPPALPIRTNIKIARVTGRILSTIYGPGTHPEETFVPNVQEVVQSLYWIAKEIPGELSSHMTDLASLEADVSLRTSAYLHMMLYQAILLTIRPVMLHVSKLIFDEESGGGGELNLRASPLGRLGRTCSEAARRLLEVLMSLRKRNILTTFGFFDLDAIFSAAFIMILTLIVDSTCDEGQRLAPRPGLSEALEILDFLARRGNDFALQRAREVRRMRDHLSTFLDIPKNSPSEFRANRPGTSGVTEGQPAARTVAASTPGYDGEEARMRQRGFPESTTGMSAERGGPTPPGRASQLGSRSLLDSSLWNDISYLWMQQPGAEGEGSQAFEATTEGMADVLPEDAYDWNSIFHSQDLTLTGQDLGDFGELERHLLGFGG
- a CDS encoding Putative ZAR1/RTP1-5-like, 3CxxC-type zinc finger, with the protein product MPKRKPTKPDQKSASKPDSKTVSKPDSKSAPKPNPKSASKPAPKSASKPVRETRITFTYPSLHEAVSEAVSAEIAPPRFEEDGSNGTSNNSFSSNVMGKFTCTNRKCSNARWSSKKVTIVIRGYPGNGYDALVYNQRCRGCNGLGTFALNKDSYVERVAYRLKRWAGIQMEPPPYTKKATPPHRDDLCEGCKQGVCKQGNGGGSFEF